The Thermus oshimai DSM 12092 DNA segment CTCCGGCCTCTACCGGAGGCTCCTCCTGGGTATGGGAAGCCGCCAGGGCCTCCGGCCGGGGATGCCCGTGGCCGCCCCCCAGGGCCTGGTGGGCCTCATCGTGGAGGTGGAGGAGGACCGGGCCTTGGTGCGCACCCTCCTGGACCCGGAAAGCCGGGTGGGGGTGCGGCCCGAGGGCACGCCGGGGCGGGGGGTGGCCCGGGGGGCCCCCCCGGACCGGCTTTTGGCCGAGTTCCCCCCCACGGTGCCCCTGAAGCCCGGGGATCTCCTCCTAAGCGGGGCCACCTTGGGCCTTTTCCCCGACGGCATCCCCGTGGGCCGGGTGGAACGGGTGGAAAGGGTCCAGGGGGGGCTTAAGCAACAGGCCTGGGTGCGGCCTCTGGTGGAGCTTTCCCTCCTGGAGGAGGTCATCGTGCTAAGGCCCCTTTAGAGGTGGAAGGATGCGAGCCCTTCTCCCGCTCCTTGGCGCCCTCTTCCTCTTGGGGCTTTTCGCCACCCTCCTCCCCGAG contains these protein-coding regions:
- the mreC gene encoding rod shape-determining protein MreC, with the translated sequence MSENALRRGLFLLFLFLGLALSALTRPLTPKVALLLSPLTAPLPQLGHRLGQNLRAGLSALTNRQDLYAENQALKEELALLRSENARLRLEVERLARALEVKAKAPGVVAVAPVIGEDLSGLYRRLLLGMGSRQGLRPGMPVAAPQGLVGLIVEVEEDRALVRTLLDPESRVGVRPEGTPGRGVARGAPPDRLLAEFPPTVPLKPGDLLLSGATLGLFPDGIPVGRVERVERVQGGLKQQAWVRPLVELSLLEEVIVLRPL